GGAACTCCAGTTCGGCCCCCGCGCGGACGAGATGCCGCGCGCCGCCCTGGCGGCCGCCGTGCTGGCCACCGCCCGGCGCGCCCAAGCCCAGGCGGCACAGCAGCTGACCGCGATCATGGCTCCGGTGATCGGCGAGCACAGCGACGCGATGAAATTCCTCGAAGAACAGATCCCGGAGCCGGAAATCCCGGAGGAACCGGCCCCTCCCGCCCCGCCGCAGCCGCAATTCTTCGACGCGCAGGAAGATTCGGCCCCTCCCGCCCCGCCTGCCCGGCCCGCGCGCCCCGCCCGCCCGGCGCCGGACCCGACGGAGGACGACGACTACTACGGCGGCGGCTCGATCCTGGGGAGGAACTGATGACCGGACCTCACGTCGACCTTCCGTCGCTGCGCGAGCACAAGAGCGAGGTCGAGAACATCGCGGCGGGCGTGCACACCGCGGCGCAGGCCACCGACTCCGGCCAGTCGTTCGGCGACGACGCGTTCGGCATCGTCGGCCAGGTGTTCGCGATGCCGCTGCAGCTGTGGATGTCGAGCGCGACCTCGTTCGTGAAGGACCTGGGAGGCGAAGGCGACGAGATCGCGAACCTGCTGCAACAGGCCCACGACCACTACGACGCGCACGAGCAACAGACTGTCGGCCACATCAACGGCCTCGGCAAGGAGCTGCCGGAATGACCGAGACGAAGGCAAACCCGCTGGTCGCGAAATCGGAATCGCCGAGCGGGCCGACCACGAACATGGGGTCGTCCTCGAACGAACTGGACAACCTCAACGCCCAGACCTCCGGCGCGGGAATCGTCAACGACGGCGCCGCGACGCTCACCGACTTTCGGAACGGCGACTGGGGCAACTTCGGCGTGGACGTCGTCACCGACGGTCTCGACCTGCTCGGCGTGGCGATGGACCCGCTCGGCAGCCTGGCCAGCGCGGGCGTCGGCTGGCTGATCGAGCACATCAGCTTCCTCAAGGAGGGTCTCGACCAGCTCGCGGGCAACCCGGAAGCGGTCACCGCCAAGGCCGTGACCTGGTCGAACATCTCGAAGCAGCTGACCGAGAGCGCGGACCAGTACGAGCAGGCCGCGAGCAAGGTGGCACCGAACTTCCAGGGCCAGGGCGGCCAGGCCTACCAGGGCCGCGCGAAGGAGTACGCGGACAAGCTCCGCAACGCGGCCGGGCAGGCCAACGGCGCGTCCACCGCGATGAACGTCGCCGGCGCCCTGGTCGGCACCGAGCGCGGGCTGATCCGCGACATGATCTCGTCGTTCGTGGGCGAGTTGATCGTCAAGGGCCTTGCCGCGCTGGCGTCGTCGTGGTGCACGTTCGGCGGCACGGTGGCCGCGTTCATCGCCGACACCGTCGTCGAAGGCGGGATCCTGGCGGAGAAGATCGGCACCCGGATCGCGAAGGTCGTGGAGAAGCTCGACAAGCTCGCGGAGAGCGCGGGCAAGTCGAAAGCCGCCATCGAGCAGGCCGCGAACGCGTTGCGCAAGGCTGGCAAGGCCGCGGGCAAGATCACCGACAAGAGCGTCGACGTCGCCGTGAACCTGGAGAAGAAGGCCGGGGAGCTGAAGGACGCGGGCAAGGCCGAGTCCGCCGCGGCCAAGGCCGACGGCTGGAAGGACGCGGCCAAGGACAAGGTGCAGTCCCCGCTGAACGACACTTGGAAGAAACGGGTCGACGACTGGGGCGAAACCTACTCGGAGGACGGCCGCAAGGTGCTCAGCCCGAAGGCCTGGAGGGAAGCTGAGGGCGGCTTGCCGAAGTGGAGCCCCGCCGACACGGTCGGCGTCGGCGCCGAGACCCGGCGGCAGGAGAACGAACAGTACGACCGGTACTCGGAAGCTTCCGAAGCCGCCAAGAAGGAACGCGAGGCCGAAGAGGCGAAGGGCGGCTCCGGCGAGTGACCGAGCAAGCGGTGCAGGCAGCCGCGGACCAGGCCAACCGCGAAGGCAAACTGCATCCGTCCCAGCGGCGGATGGTGCTGGACGGCAACTTCTGGACGCTCGTCGTGGTGCTTCTCGTCCTCATCGCGCTGGCGGTCCTGACGCCGATCAAGATCGGCATGAGCCCCTCGGAGATCCGGACGTCCAACGACCTCGCCGCCTTCTTGCACAAGCCGCTGACCTCGTACTGGTCGCAGAACGCGCCCTTGTTCGTGATGTCGCTGGTGTGGCTCGTCCTCGCGGTGTATCCCGGGCGCGCGATCCGGCGGCGGCTGGCGGACTGGCGCGGGGGCAAGGTCGACGTGGTGGCGGGCCTGACGCACGATTTCGGGCACGTGCAGCACCGGCCGTCCGGCGTCCTGCCCCCGATGTACCTGTACGAGATCACGGAACGGATCCCCTTCACCTACCTCGTCGTGAACGGCAAGAGCTATCGGCTCGATCCCGACCTGAAGAGCCGGGTGCTCGGCGGCCGCACCAACGGCGCGGTCTTCACCCCGCGCAGCAAGTTGCTGGTCAACGTGGTCGCCGCGTGACCGCGAAGGCCGATCCCGGCGAGGTCGCCGCCGCCAATCTCGCCGGGCGGCTGCACCCGAGCCAGCGCGGGGTGGTCCTGGGCTGGTTCTTCTGGGCGATCTGGGTGTTCGTCGCGATCGAGGTGGCGATCGCGGTCGTCGCGGTCGTCAAGGCCGGCTTCACCGCGTCCGCGCTGGTGGCGGTGGCGGTCGCCCTGATCATTCTCGTACTGGCGATCCGGTTCGGGCGGCGGCAGTTCGCCGACTGCCGCGCGCCGCTGACGGTCGTGCCCGGGCCGGCGCACGATTTCGGCGCCGGTCCGATCACCGACGACTATCCGGTCGGGTTCAAGCACGTGCCGCGAGGTCCGGGAACCACCGAAAAATGGCAGCTTCGCGTGGGCGGCCGCACCCACGCCGTCAGTCCGGATCGAGGCAAGCGGCTGGCGACTGAGCGGGTCGTCGCGGTGTGCTTGCTGGGGAACAGTGGCTCCGTGGCGAGCATCGTCGGCGAGAACGGCGTGTGGTGAACCCGGGTCAGGAGTTCTTCGGGAACCCCAGGTTCACCCCGGCGTGCGAGGTGTCCGGCCAGCGGGACGTGACCACCTTCGTCCGCGTGAAGAAGTGGAATCCCTCCGGCCCGTAGGCGTGCGTGTCGCCGAACAGGGAGTCCTTCCAGCCGCCGAAGGAGTAGTAGCCGACCGGGACCGGGATGGGCACGTTCACGCCCACCATGCCCACTTCCACCTCGTTCTGGAAGCGGCGCGCCGCCCGTCCGTCGGCGGTGAAGATGGCCGTTCCGTTGCCGTAGGGGTTGGCGTTGATGAGCGCGAGCGCGTCGTCGAAGCTCGTCGTGCGCGCGACGGACAGCACCGGCCCGAAGATTTCGTCGGTGTAGACCGCCATACTGGGCGTCACGCGGTCGAAAAGCGTGGGACCGAGCCAGAATCCCTCGCCCGCGCCGTCCGCTTCCACGCCCCGGCCGTCCATCACGAGTTCCGCGCCTTCGGCCACGCCGGTGTCCACATAGGACGAAACTCTCTCGTGGTGCGCCCGGGTCACCAGCGGACCCATCTCCGACGACGGCTTGCGGCCGTCCCCGACGCGCAGTTTCCGCATCCGGTCGGCGATCTTGGCCACCAGCTCGTCCGCGATCGGCTCGACGGCGACCACCACCGAAACCGCCATGCACCGCTCCCCCGCCGAGCCGAAACCGGCGGACACGGCGGCGTCCGCGGCCAGGTCGAGGTCGGCGTCCGGGAGCACGACCATGTGGTTCTTCGCCCCGCCGAGCGCCTGCACTCGCTTGCCGTGGTTGGTGCCGGTTTCGTAGACGTAGCGGGCGATCGGGGTCGAGCCGACGAAGGAGACCGCCTTGACGTCCGGGTGCGCGAGAAGCCCGTCGACCGCGACTTTGTCGCCCTGCAGCACGTTGAATGCACCGGACGGCAGGCCCGCTTCGGCGAGCAGCTCCGCGATGAACAACGCGGCGGACGGGTCCTTCTCGCTCGGCTTGAGCACGACGGTGTTGCCGCACGCCAGCGCGTTCGGCACGAACCAGAGCGGCACCATCGCGGGGAAGTTGAACGGCGAGATCACGCCGACCACGCCCAGCGGCTGCGCGATCGAGTAGACGTCGACGCCCGTGGAAGCGTTCTCGCTGAACCCGCCCTTGAGCAGCTGCGCCGCGCCGCACGCGTATTCGACGTTCTCGATCGCGCGCGCGACCTCGCCCGCGGCGTCCGATTCGACCTTCCCGTGCTCGCTCGTCACGATCTTCGCCAGCTCGTCCTTGCGCGCCTGAAGCAGCTCGCGGAAGGCGAACAGCACGCGCGTGCGCCCGGCGAGCGACGTGCCCCGCCAGCCCGGCAGCGCGGCGGCCGCGGCGGCCACGGCCTGGTCCACCTCGGCCGGTCCGGCGAAGTCCACCTGCGCGCTGACCTGGCCGGTGGCCGGGTCGTACACGTCGCCGGTGCGTCCGGAGCCGACGACCGGCTTGCCGTCGATCCAATGGCTGATGCGGTCGGTCACGACGTCCGCTCCTTCCGGTCGGGTGTCCACGAGTCTCCGGGCGAGGCGCCCGCCTCCGCCATCGACAACGTGTACGGACTACCCCTCTCCGCCGTACAGTCTGTGCCCTGCCGGCCAGCAAGGGGGACCGATGTACCCGACCGTCGCCGAGGCGCTCGCGTTGCCGGTGCTGCGCCAGGGGTGCCCGCGCGTGGTCGCGGGCAGCACCGGGCTCGAACGGCGGGTGCGCTGGGCGCACGCGGCCGAGGTCGCCGACATCGCGCACCTGCTGCGCGGCGGGGAACTGGTGCTCACCACCGGCGTCGCACTCCCGGACGACGACGCGGCGCTGACCCGGTACGTCGCCGATCTCGCTGAGGTGGGCGTCGCGGGTCTGGTGGTCGAGCTGGTGCGGCACTGGAACGACCGGCTGCCGCGCGCCCTCGTTACGGCGGCCGAGCAACGCGGGCTGCCGCTGGTGACGCTGTCCCGCGAGACGCGCTATGTCGCGGTGACCGAGGCAGTGAACGGAATGATCGTGGACGCGCAGCTCGCCGAGCTCCGGGCGGCGGAACGGGTGCACGAAACGTTCACGTCGCTGACCGTCGCCGGTGCCGAGCCATCCGCGGTGCTGGCCGAGGTGGCGCGGCTGACCGAACAGCCGGTCGTGCTGGAAACGCTGGAACACGAAGTCCTCGCCTACGACACGGCAGGCACGGATCCGGGCGAGCTGCTGATCGGCTGGCCAGCGCGGTCGCGGGTGGTGCAGGTCGGCGAGCGCACCGGGTACCACTCGGCAGCGGGCTGGCTGGTCACCGTCGTCGGCGCGCGTGGGCACGACTGGGGACGGCTGGTGCTGGTGTGCGCCGAACCGCCGCCGCATCGGTATCAGGTGGTCGCCGAACGGGCTGCGTCCGCGCTCGCGGTGCACCGTCTCGTCGCGCGCGACTCCGACACTCTCGAACGGCAAGCACACCGCGCGGTGTTGACCGAACTGCTGAATTCGCCCGCGCCGACCGCGGAAATCCTCGCGCGCTCTTCCGCGCTCGCCGTGCCGTTGACCGGACGACAGTTGGTCGGCCTCGCGGTACGGCCGCGTATTACCGCCACGGCGCGGCCAACGCTGTCCACGCCGCCGCTGCTGCGCGAACTGGCCGAAGCGACCGCGCTCGCGACGCGACGCGCGAAGGTGTCCGCGCTGGTCTCGACCGACGAAACCGCCGTACGCGCGCTTCTCGCGCTCTCGCCGGAAGCCAACGCCGACGCCGTACTCGAGCGCTTAGCCACCGACATCCACGACGCGCGCACATCCGCGCCAGCCGCGCTTGGCGTCGGCACGACTGTCACAGGCCCCGCTGAAGCGCACCGTACTTTGGTCGAAGCAGCACATGTCGCTGCCGCTGCTCTCGACGAGGACGACGGACAGCCGTTGCACCGTCTCAAAGATGTTCGGCTACGCGGCCTGCTGCACCTTCTCGCCGACGACGAGCGCGTACACGCCTTCGCCGCTCGAGAATTAGGCCCGCTGTTGGAACGCGACGCCGCCTCCGGCAGTCGCCTCGTCCCGGCCTTGCGGCACTACTGCGCACACGGCGGCAACAAGTCCGCCGCGGCCGTCGCCGCCCACACTTCGCGGACGGCGTACTACCAGCAGCTCGCCCGGATCGAACAGGTGCTGGGAGTGCGATTGGAAGATCCGGAGTCGATGTTGTCGCTGTACGTGGCATTGCTCGCGCACGACCTCGGCGCCGCCACCCGTCCGAGCGAGGAAAACCCACCCGGACGAGGAGCACAGTGATCGGGTTCGCGGCGCCGATATCCCTCCCATGGTGTTCTCTTCCTTCGCTCCGGTCGCAGCTGCCCTGCTCGGGTTCGGCGGCCTGGCCGCGCCGCACGTCCCGGAGTCCATGCTGCAGCTGACCCTGCACGAGACCTCCGGGCGCGTCACGAGCGCGACCCTGACCTGCGACCCCACCGGCGGCACGCACCGCCACCGCGACACCGCCTGCGCGACCCTCAAGGCGGTCGACGGCGATTTCTCCCGCATCGCGCCGCACCGGCAGAAGTGCACGATGATCTACTCGCCGGTGGACGTCACGGCGCTGGGCAGCTGGCGCGGCACGCCGGTGACGTACCGGGCGACGTACCCGAACAAATGCGCGGCGGACAGCCAGTCCAACGGGGTGTTCGCGCTCTAGCGTCCGGCCGCTCGCGACCGCGGCAATCGGTTCCGGCGACCCCGGGGATCGGTTGCCGCGGCGGACAATTCGGTGGGACTCCGTCGCGATTCCGCCTAGGCTGCGTCGTCGTGCTCACCCCGACGACCCTGCGCGAGCTGTACTACGCGGTGCACGGCTACCCCGGCTCGGCGTTGTTCTCCGACGTGCTGTCCCCGTGGCTCGACGAGCACGCCGTCGGAATGCGCGAAATGCTGGCCCCGCTGGCAGTCTGCGGACAATGGCAGCGCACGGAATACGTCTGGGGCGATCTGCTCGAGCAAGCGTATGCGCTCAGCCGGATCAGCGACCTCCTGTTGCTGGGCTTCCAGTCCGGTCTCCCGGACGGTGCCGAAACGCCGTTCGCGCACCACCTGCACCTGCCGGAGCACGACGTGCGCGTCACGGCCGACGAGTACGTCCGCTTTTTCTCCGCACTCGGCATGCGGCGCGTCGAGGTCGCGCGGTTCGATCCGTTCTTCCACGAGATCGCGGCCGTCGAGCAGAGCGGCGATCCGGAAGAGCCGATCGAGATCGTCGCCGAGCAGTGGCCGTGCTTGATGTTCGGCGAACTGCTGTTCGTCCGCGCGGGCGTGCGCGTGCGGGCCGGGGAACGCCACGCGAAAGCCGGGCTCGCGGACCGGTCGACGCTCCAGGAATCGTTCCTCCGCCGCCATCGGCCGACCAGCGACGGATCGCTCGGCTGGGGCCACAATTCGCAATGGAAGACCGACTTCCGCCGCGACTACCTGACCGCGGACGCCTACCGGTTCCACGTCGACGCGAACGCGGACATCGACCACGAGAGCCCGTTCAGCACCGCGGAGCTGACTCCGGCGGAGCGCCGCGACCTGGTCCGCCACCGCTGCGCCGTCACGCCCGCCTCGTACCTCCCGGAGGTCGAAGAGCCCTCGGCCGACTGGCGGCTGACCGTGCCCCGGAACTGAACCCGTCACGCGCACGGCTTCGCCTGGACGATCTCCCTGGCCCGCGAACGGCTCAAATTCCAGGCAGGCCACGGGTCGTCGGGCAGGGAACCGGCGAGCGGACGCAACAGGCAAGCCGCGTCGGGACGGCGTTCCGCTACGACTGGGGCCACATCGGCGGAGAACCGGCTCAAGTAGCGGATGTCGAGCGGCTTGCCTTCCGCCGCCCGGTCCAGGTTGGCGGTCGTGATCGCCGCTTCCGGGTTCACCGCGGCCAATCCCAGCAGTGCCAGCGCGGCGGTCGCGATCGCCGCCCGCGGCAGCCAGCCCGCACGGAGCGTGCCGAGCGTCGCTCCGATCAGGACGAACACCACGCCCAGCCAGATCTCGCACACCTCCACCAGCAGGCGCAGCACGGTGAATCCGTAGGCCTGCTGGTATGTCCACATGCGACTCAACGCGGACAGCACGACGACCAGGCTCAGCACGGTGAGCGCGCCGAGCAGCACCCGCAACACCGTCCGGTCGGCGCGGGTGGTTTTCGGTGCCCAGCGCAGTGCCGCGGCGACGATGCCGAGGGTCAGCACGGTGCAGGCGCAGAGTTGCCAGAAACCGCCGCGCGCGTAGTCCGCCGAGGTGAGGCCGTCGGTGCGGAGGACGTAGCCCGTGCCGCCGAACAGAGCGGTCGCCTGCACGCCGACGTACGCGGTGAACAGCACGGACAAGGTGCCGAGCAGGGACGTCCACGACAGCCGCTCGCCGAACGTCGTTGGCTGGTTTTCCTTCTCAGGCAAGGGATCCGAAGCGATCAGGAAGACGGCCGCCATCGCCGCGAAACCCACGGCGAACACCAGCGCGCCTTGGACGACCGAAACGGGACGCACTTCCGGAACGAGGTCGCCGACGAACTGCGCGAACCGCGGATCCGCGCTGATCAGCAACGGCAAGAACACCACGAGGACCAGCCCGGACAGCAGAACCGCCCCGAGGACCCGTCCCTGCCGCCGACCGGAACGGGGACCCCGGCGGAACAGCCACGGCACCGCGCGGAACGCTTCGAGCGGGACGGCGAGAACGTCGTACGTCGTGCCGTGCACAGTCCGCTTGCCGACGACCGCGAGCGACGCCGCGACTGCCGCCGCGAGCGCGCACAAGGCGAACAGCCATTCCGCCGCCCGCACGGCTCCGACCGCGAGCAGCGCGATCGCCAGCAGCGCCCACGCTGCCTGCCGCCACCGCCTCGTTCCGTTTCTCGTGCCGAACCGCCGCGCGCACGCCAAGAACACCGCGGTCGCGATCAGCAGAGCCAGCACCCAGCCGATCCCGGGCCGGTCCACCGGCACGACGACCGCCCCTGCGACCGCGACCGCCAGCGCGGCCGGTTTCGCCCCGGCAGGCACCGCGGATTCGGCCCGCTCGAACAACGGCCGCGGCCCCGGCTGCCGGACGACCCGCACGACCCAGGGCGGAACGGCATGGGCGGGGTGCTGCTGGATCTGCTGGGACATGAAACCTCTCTTCGCGATAGCAAACAGCTGAATGTGTGATGGGCCGCGGGAGAAACTCGACGACCGCAATTGCTCGGGAGGGTGCTGCGGAGGCGGCTGGCGTGCGGGAGTTCCCGCCCGGCCGGTGCGCGATTCGGCGGTCCGTGAGGGGAACCCTGACGGAATCAGAGTCCGTCAGGGTTCCCCTCACGGACTCTGACGGAGACACGCAGCACGCCCTCGACGAGAACCCGGCTCCAGAACCGACCGCCTCCGGGAAACCCGGATCAACGACCGCCATGCCCGACACCCGCCGCCAGGCGGGCGCCGTCGCCCGGCACCCGAACCGCCCGCCGGAATCCACCACCGTCAACCACGCCCGAGACGCAGCCCCCAGCAGGCAACGTCACCCGGGCTGCGAGCCCACCACCGCCAACCACAGCCAAAGCCGAGCCTCAAGCAGCTGCCACCCGGACTGCGAGCCCGAACCCGCCACCGCCGACCGCGCCCGAAGCCGAGCCTCAAACAGGCAACGTCACCCGGACTGCGAGCCCACCACCGCCGACCGCGCCCGAAGCCGAGCCTCAAGCAGGCAACGTCACCCGGATCCGGCACCCCGGCCCGCCACCGCCGCCTGCCGGGCCTCCCCCGGGAAGCGCCTCGACCGGCTCCGGGTCGACCACCGCGACGGTTCCTCCGTGCAGTTCCACCACCCACCGCACGATCGCCAGGCCCAGTCCGGTCCCGCCGCCTCCGGCGCGTTCTCCCCGGGTGAACCGCTCGAACACCCGGTCCCGGTCGGGTTCCGGAATACCCGGCCCCTGGTCGTGCACCTCGATCCGCGCTTCCCCGGCCTCGACCCGCGCCAGCACCGCCACCTCTCCCCCGGCCGGGCCGTGCCGGGCGGCGTTCTCCAGCAGGTTCAGCACCACCTGGTAGATCCGCTCCCGGTCGGCGGGCACCGTCGCGCCCGGCGGGGTCACCGAAACCGCGAACCGGACTCCCCGGCCCGCCGCGGCGGCCATCGCTTCCGCCTCCGCGGCGACCTCGGCCAGCAGGTCCTCGAGGTCGACCGGCGACCGGTCCAGCGGCATGGTCCCGGCGTCGATCTGCGACAGGTCCAGCAGCTCAGTGACCAGCCGCCCCAGGCGTTCGGTCTGGTGCAGAGCCGTGCGGAGCGTCGCGGGATCCGGCGAGGCGACGCCGTCCACGAGGTTCTCCAGCACGGCGTTCAACGCGGTGATCGGCGTCCGCAGCTCGTGCGACACGTTCGCGATCAGTTCCCGGCGCTGGCGGTCCGCGGTGGACAGGTCGGCGGCCATCTGGTTGAACGCCGCGGCCAGCGAGCCGACCTCGTCGCGGGCGGTGGCGCGGATCCGGCGCGTGTAGT
The nucleotide sequence above comes from Amycolatopsis sp. AA4. Encoded proteins:
- a CDS encoding YbaB/EbfC family nucleoid-associated protein — its product is MNALSPEIAEIRQRAAEAQERLKHVSATATSQDGAVTATVNTAGALQELQFGPRADEMPRAALAAAVLATARRAQAQAAQQLTAIMAPVIGEHSDAMKFLEEQIPEPEIPEEPAPPAPPQPQFFDAQEDSAPPAPPARPARPARPAPDPTEDDDYYGGGSILGRN
- a CDS encoding type VII secretion target, whose protein sequence is MTGPHVDLPSLREHKSEVENIAAGVHTAAQATDSGQSFGDDAFGIVGQVFAMPLQLWMSSATSFVKDLGGEGDEIANLLQQAHDHYDAHEQQTVGHINGLGKELPE
- a CDS encoding CoA-acylating methylmalonate-semialdehyde dehydrogenase; its protein translation is MTDRISHWIDGKPVVGSGRTGDVYDPATGQVSAQVDFAGPAEVDQAVAAAAAALPGWRGTSLAGRTRVLFAFRELLQARKDELAKIVTSEHGKVESDAAGEVARAIENVEYACGAAQLLKGGFSENASTGVDVYSIAQPLGVVGVISPFNFPAMVPLWFVPNALACGNTVVLKPSEKDPSAALFIAELLAEAGLPSGAFNVLQGDKVAVDGLLAHPDVKAVSFVGSTPIARYVYETGTNHGKRVQALGGAKNHMVVLPDADLDLAADAAVSAGFGSAGERCMAVSVVVAVEPIADELVAKIADRMRKLRVGDGRKPSSEMGPLVTRAHHERVSSYVDTGVAEGAELVMDGRGVEADGAGEGFWLGPTLFDRVTPSMAVYTDEIFGPVLSVARTTSFDDALALINANPYGNGTAIFTADGRAARRFQNEVEVGMVGVNVPIPVPVGYYSFGGWKDSLFGDTHAYGPEGFHFFTRTKVVTSRWPDTSHAGVNLGFPKNS
- a CDS encoding PucR family transcriptional regulator, with translation MYPTVAEALALPVLRQGCPRVVAGSTGLERRVRWAHAAEVADIAHLLRGGELVLTTGVALPDDDAALTRYVADLAEVGVAGLVVELVRHWNDRLPRALVTAAEQRGLPLVTLSRETRYVAVTEAVNGMIVDAQLAELRAAERVHETFTSLTVAGAEPSAVLAEVARLTEQPVVLETLEHEVLAYDTAGTDPGELLIGWPARSRVVQVGERTGYHSAAGWLVTVVGARGHDWGRLVLVCAEPPPHRYQVVAERAASALAVHRLVARDSDTLERQAHRAVLTELLNSPAPTAEILARSSALAVPLTGRQLVGLAVRPRITATARPTLSTPPLLRELAEATALATRRAKVSALVSTDETAVRALLALSPEANADAVLERLATDIHDARTSAPAALGVGTTVTGPAEAHRTLVEAAHVAAAALDEDDGQPLHRLKDVRLRGLLHLLADDERVHAFAARELGPLLERDAASGSRLVPALRHYCAHGGNKSAAAVAAHTSRTAYYQQLARIEQVLGVRLEDPESMLSLYVALLAHDLGAATRPSEENPPGRGAQ
- a CDS encoding SSI family serine proteinase inhibitor; translated protein: MVFSSFAPVAAALLGFGGLAAPHVPESMLQLTLHETSGRVTSATLTCDPTGGTHRHRDTACATLKAVDGDFSRIAPHRQKCTMIYSPVDVTALGSWRGTPVTYRATYPNKCAADSQSNGVFAL
- a CDS encoding DUF4153 domain-containing protein, with product MSQQIQQHPAHAVPPWVVRVVRQPGPRPLFERAESAVPAGAKPAALAVAVAGAVVVPVDRPGIGWVLALLIATAVFLACARRFGTRNGTRRWRQAAWALLAIALLAVGAVRAAEWLFALCALAAAVAASLAVVGKRTVHGTTYDVLAVPLEAFRAVPWLFRRGPRSGRRQGRVLGAVLLSGLVLVVFLPLLISADPRFAQFVGDLVPEVRPVSVVQGALVFAVGFAAMAAVFLIASDPLPEKENQPTTFGERLSWTSLLGTLSVLFTAYVGVQATALFGGTGYVLRTDGLTSADYARGGFWQLCACTVLTLGIVAAALRWAPKTTRADRTVLRVLLGALTVLSLVVVLSALSRMWTYQQAYGFTVLRLLVEVCEIWLGVVFVLIGATLGTLRAGWLPRAAIATAALALLGLAAVNPEAAITTANLDRAAEGKPLDIRYLSRFSADVAPVVAERRPDAACLLRPLAGSLPDDPWPAWNLSRSRAREIVQAKPCA
- a CDS encoding HAMP domain-containing sensor histidine kinase, which codes for MKPFFAKAVEVLPRPLDGIRSIKLKLAILMVASGGIAFAFFRYQIGWLPPRTTVTAVVIALLTSQVLAHGMTRPLREMTAAARAMAKGDYTRRIRATARDEVGSLAAAFNQMAADLSTADRQRRELIANVSHELRTPITALNAVLENLVDGVASPDPATLRTALHQTERLGRLVTELLDLSQIDAGTMPLDRSPVDLEDLLAEVAAEAEAMAAAAGRGVRFAVSVTPPGATVPADRERIYQVVLNLLENAARHGPAGGEVAVLARVEAGEARIEVHDQGPGIPEPDRDRVFERFTRGERAGGGGTGLGLAIVRWVVELHGGTVAVVDPEPVEALPGGGPAGGGGGPGCRIRVTLPA